ttgcaaaaaatcaatttatttttgacatttttctcccattttctatttcttttttcaGACTCTTTTTGTGCTCTTCTTATACATAAATATGCGGGAATAGAAAAAGATTGTATACACGTTGAAAAAATACACTCAGATATAacggaaatatatatattttgaacaaaaaaatctcTGTCTGATGTATATACAAATTTTCGCAGACCAAAAGCAAATGAGTAATTTAAACGCGCGTTTAacataaaaagtatatattttttcgGACCAAACAAAAACGCAATGCATACGGCTGTTAACAAGGAATCTACGAATAGTTTATCGCTGATTAAAATGATGAATTTGTGCGAAAATGTATCGCTTTCTTAATGCACAACAACATAGAAGCAGAGCAAAATTACGCAATTATCATCAGTTGTTGTTATATTTCGTTAtattaattaaaagaaaagttGTAAATGTTGTCGTCATCAACAACGACGTCAACAACTACTTGTTCGCTGCCAGCATCAACGCTTCTTCTATTTTAGTGGTAGCGTATGATGGTATGAACTCAGCTCTACTACGGCTCAACAAAAATCGTGCGTGTAAATATCGTGTGGAACAAAAATAACAGAGCAACAACCAGAAATCGggagaaatacataaaaaacgcaaaactatttaataataataattataataacaataataaaaatagcAATAATAATTCTCACAACGCTTGTTAATACGGAAGACATTAGAGAAATCCAGAGATAACCAAAACCTAAACTCCTTCCTGCCATCATTCATCATTACGTAAAACCGATTGAATCaatctattttattttgttttaacttaattttaatatatatatgcatacacatatatatatacatatgcatTCATATACATACAAATTGTGTTACATATTTCGATAATTTATTTTGCTAAtcatacaaaaacaacaaaaggagagagaaaaatcattttattttggattaaaCATAAACCATTGTAtattttaaacaacaacaaccaataacAAAACGTAACAAAAAACTGCCTTTACCAAccaaacaaattaacaaaaacaacaacaaccagaacCAGAGAATAAGGACAACAATtcgaatatttaaaaataaaaaacaaacaaaaaaaatataaaaatacccACCGAAAATACTGGGCTTAAAATTTGTAACGCTTTTATTTAAACAACATCAAAAACATTtggaaagcaacaacaaaaaacccaCAAAATTCCAGACACTAAATATTAAAGCATCTATTCTTGGGTCATCGTTTGTTTTGCTACAAACTTGCCACCCTCTAAACTCGTTCGCTGTTTATTTGGAACCTTCTCCCATTTTCATTGAGTGATTGAAAGCAACGCCATCTTCATATTGTCTTTAAATTGCTGTTGAATTGGCCAATCTGTTGTTCATTCGGTTTTCCATTAAAGAGATATGGCAACACCTCAAGTCAAAGACTTGGTGTTGCGTTCGCCAGCTGGTTCATCCGAGGTCATAACATTCTCATGGCCCCTGCAAGTCGGCACCGGCCAAGATCGTCACGACAATGGCATCGATATTATTGATACAATTAAATTTGTATGCGATGAACTGCCCAGCATCTCGTCGGCCTTCGAGGAGATTAATCTTAATCATATAGACACTGCCTGTTATAAGACTATGACAAATCTTGTCGATCGTTTCAATAAAGCTGTTGACAGTATTGTTGCATTGGTaagtattttcattttaaatatttcacctttatattccaaaaaataaatttatcatttaattttttgttttattaactgGCTCGTCTGGCAACCCATCGCTCCTGTTTCGAGTTATCCCTTAGGATCTGTGTAGGAAAATCTTAAATATGTGGAAGAGCGAGGTGAAGTCGTCCAAGAGTCTCATTTTGCTACTTGATAGAGGAGAAGAATGAATTGTGCAAGGTGCTCTCTAAGCGTCCCAGAAATATGTTTTTCTAATCTTTCGCATGATTACCCTTTGGTACCTATACTGGGAATCTCTAAATAACTGCAAGAgcaagctgaagaagtcatgaGTCTGATTTTAAAAGTCGATAGGGAAAATTATTGAATCTAACAGGTTTTGCAGGTTGCTCTCTATGGATCCAAGAGCCATTGAGAACAATCTGAAGCATGCATCTGGATAGAATGTACAGGGACCTGCACAGTTAATCTCTAAAAAAGTGCAAGAAGAAGGTGAAGACGTGAAAAGGGCTTCAAGGGCCTGATTTTGAGAGTTGATAGAGGAAGTTAGTGAGTGTATTATGTTCGCAGGGAGCTCTCAAAGGAATCAAGGGCACTTGAGAACATTCTGAAAGATTAACCTGAACAGAATTCAGCTCTGATACGCTCAAGCTATAGACTTGAGACGGACTTCCATTGGTGCCCCAACGTAACCTGAGGGTCGATATACTCGGATAGGATTGATGTCTCTCTGATACAAAATAGAGCCGAGGCTTATAAAGGAATGGAAATTAGGCTGAACGGGAAATTCAATTGAACCCTACACGTCGCTGGGAAGGCGTACTACCTGCTGTGTTACAAAGAGCAGGACCGCCTCCTTGAGAGAATTTTAGAAGCTGCGACATGTTGGGGTGTTTTTCACGCCGTAAGCGCGGAAAACAAGCCGCTCCCTACACATTAGTCTCCCATCTTTGGTCTTAAAAGCCCTAGAGAGACTACTTGACATGTGTATTAAGGACCGTTTCGACCTTTTACTGGCACTGGGCTATCAGCATGCTTACACTccagcacgggatagctgtgagtacCATACAAGCTGgagcattgaggtccgatctgtgtggtgttcaatgctgtcacgagaagcttagctgcgagctacaagtcgcgtccacaggttgcggatagtggaatgctccattcaGAGTAGCTGTAACGGTAGTCGCAGACAATACGCggtatcgagaggagagtctcagtgagaggttggGTGGCACCAACTCTTGCACAAAAACTGAGTGCCAACGATGcgcgatatgacaaggcgagttattggcgcctttaaataaccaatggccaacctgtacccgcggcgatcggtccttggaccggaacgagcttgctcacctacaggagcttgacgaggatcgccaccaccACATAAAAATGAGGGTACAACAACAGCATGCTTACCCCAAGGTGGTCCGGTTGAAAGTCCACTTCATGATGTCTCTCAAtttcggcacgggataactatgagcaccaggTAGACTGGAGCTTTGAGCTCTTGATCTGAATTAGGTTTATACGCTGCTAAAAGTTCGGATAATCCACGCATCATTGACAGAGGTCTTGATTAGGAGGATGGAGTTTATCCTCCCTTTTATGGTTTCTGTTTTTCAAAAGGATTCTCAGGTATTTTCGACAGGGAGAGGGTGAAAGTCGTTGGATGGCCGattccttcctccttctacGGACTTCGTTCAGGCCAACGGACCCCAGAAAGACTGAGCTGGTACTAAAGCTTACGCAAGGAGGCAAAAGATTCGAGACATGTCCTGCATTGGATGGAGCTATCGCTTTCTTCGAATGCCAACTTCCTGAAAGTGATTCTTGACCAGAGAGAAAACCTCGACACAAATCGCAGCACATAGTCTAATATGAATGTATTTCGATTGTTCATGGTCCTCCAAAACCAAATTTAAACGGTGCCCCAAGTGAAATATAAGGAGTGTTATAAGGATGTTTGGGCAATTTATTTTAATCACCACTTTTACCAATCTGCCTTCAATCAGAATTGGCCATCACGTGGCACATAGCTTCACGCGCTTTATATATTGTGGGCAGTTGCATTGCTATTCGTCTTCCCTCGAGCACACTACGAACTGAACGTAAACACTACGAACTGAACTCTCTACTTCATCCAGTTAATAGCTGGTActtatattgcctatgtttcctgggttgaaaattctcaagacccctTAAGTCCTTACCGGGTCCAATTTTATTGACATGTTTTTGCATATTCATAATTTACGGTGTCAGTGAAATTATGAACATACGGTGTCAGTGAAATTATGAATATACGATGACCGTGCAAATGAAGCGTAGACTACGTTTTAGGTTGAGGGGATATTTACGACCTGCGGCCGAGTGTTTCACGGAACCCGACGGCATTTATCCTGAAGGCTGAGGAAACATGTACTCTGACTGGTAATTAGAACGTCAGGTCTTTGACGTCGCCGTAGATACTAAGAGGCGGACTTCTGCAGAGTTTATGATGTAAGAGTAGGAGTTGGAGATGGTCAAGCATCTTTTGTGCCACTACCCCGCATTTGCAAGAGGAAGACTCAGGAAAATGGGTGAATACCTCTTTCCGTTTCCGGATAACCTGAATTGATTGATGATGCTCTCACCGATGAGAGTTTCTCCCTGGTCCCCCTGTTTCTCTACATTTTTGCATTTTACGTTGTTTACCTTTTATCTAACTTTATGGTTTCTGCACCTTTGCGATGAAGAATCTAGCAAGCGATTTTGCTAGTCGCATGCCCTCTAGCCTAACATTGGTCTGATGGGATTTAACCGCATGCACCGTTGAtgtcgatgactgcataagtaatAAAGTACAAATAACTACAGCAATGGGATCGCGTTTACAGGATATCGACGACTCGTGGCCTAATACGACCTTTGGTAATGGGTTATTAAGTGAATTAGCTTGGGAGAATGACAGCAATGCGTCAACCGAACGAAGCCATACGAAGTTGTTTACACTGTACGGTTGCTACTATTGGATAGACCCGGACATAGAATTTCATGTGCGAATGTGTGTTGCGGTCCATCTATGCTTTAAATGATATATGACAGTATCTTCACTCACTGCACCTATCACCCACTTGGGTTTGCACCTATCAGGTTATTAAAAACTCCTCCACATATTTTCTTttcgttccatgttttgtttATATACTTTCATCATTTATACTACCAACTGTTCTAGCAaattggtttctttttttttaataattttcctttattttacAGGAAAAAGGAACCTCACTGCCCGCAGAGCGTCTTAATAAATTCGCTCATCCCAGTCTTCTAAGACATATTTTACAATTAGTCTATAATTTTGCCGTACTCGATCCCGATAAATTGAACAATTATGAACCCTTTTCGCCGGAGGTATATGGCGAGACCTCCTACGAATTGGTGCTGCAGATGATCAAACATGTCAATGTCACCAACGATGATACGTTCATTGACTTGGGTTCGGGCGTGGGACAAGTTGTCTTACAAATGGCCGGCTCGTTTCCCCTCAAGACATGCATTGGCATTGAGAAGGCCGACACACCGGCACGTTACGCCGAACGTATGGATGTGTTTTTTCGCCAATTTATGGCATGGTTTGGCAAACGTTTCTGCGAATACAAACTGATAAAGGGGGATTTCTTGGTCGATGAGCATCGAGAGAAAATAACCAGCTCATCATTGGTGTTTGTCAATAATTTTGCATTCGGACCGAATGTGGACCATCAGCTGAAGGAACGTTTCGCCGATTTAAGAGATGGTGCCCGTGTGGTGTCATCAAAATCTTTTTGCCCTTTGAATTTTCGCATAACTGACAGGTGAGAAGTGATAAATGCGTTATGATAATAAAATAAGATGTAAAactcatttttctttgtttttccaGAAATTTAAGTGACATAGGCACCATAATGCATGTTAGCGAAATACCTCCCCTAAAGGGTTCTGTATCATGGACGTGTAAACCGGTTTCATATTATCTTCATGTTATCGATCGTACTATATTAGAACGTTATTTTCAACGTCTTAAAACTCAAAAAGGTGCTGAAAACGATCATGTGGGTAAGTTGTGGCCATCGTGTGATGACCCCTGGATACGTAATTTTTGTGCAAAACTCTCAAACATTCCTTAAAGACAATAAAAATTCGTTCGTAACACAGCATGTGTGACGATGTGTTGTGGGTCACCAAGTTAACTCTACTATATCGTCAAAGATAAGAAAATTATGCAGCTATCGACGCTTGAAGTCCTAATCTCGCCGTAACAACAAACTCACACAGTACCAGAGTGAACACGAGCATTAAATCGACTCGTATCCCAACTTCATTTGTATTCTTCATTTTCTCACAttggatttttttctttccatCACCACAcgaatttttcatttctctATGCTTTTCACATTTTCGAACCTGCAATTGTTTTCATATCGAAAAATTGAATAGCTTGTATcgattttcaatgttttttcgaaattaaaactCCCTACCCCAAAAAAATTAACACTGGAATTCCAAATGTATTCCCAAAATAATTCTCAACTTTCAATATATTATTCGAAAATAATTACATACTTTTAAATCGATTTTATTATGCATTTAtgtgtgagagtgtgtgtgtcACTTCAAAATGTTGAACTATAGCCATTTTGATATACTAATGgtcaaaaaagaattttttgtagGAAGTTTATTAAAGGAAAACATCTTTCAGTTATTTGGAGCTGCAATTAAAAGTTTACATGACATTTTTATGAAGAAAGTAAGTTTTATTTGAAGAAAATACATGGATAGCTAGGACTTACTTATGATACACTCTATCAAAACTCTGGGACATAAATTTAAAGCAAACTTGTATAGCGTCATCAATGTAGAGACAttgataaaaattcaaatagtgTATCCAGAGGTTGTTtaaaatgtatattttcaaattcaaatgcTGTTGTTAGTTTATAAGCATTCGTCGAAGGTTGGCTGAGTGTCCAGATTCCTTTGGGGTCTACCCAAAGTTTCGATGCAAGGGGTACCTTTagttcccaatggaaagggtactaaaactacccttatcccTTTTCGAAagtgttctaaaactaccctttccgtatggagagggtactaaaactacactttccgtatggagagggtactaaaacatccCTTTCCCtatgctaaaactaccctctgccTATGGAAAGGGTTctttaactaccctttccctatgggaagggtactaaaactaccctttccatttgaaaagtatactaaaactatactttgcatagggaaagggtactaaaactacactttccatattgaaagggtactacaactaccctttacattgggaaagggtactaaacaaACCCTTTttatagggaaagggtactaaaactatcctttttatggggaaagggtactaacaaTACGCTCtccatagggaaagggtactaaatctaccctttccatagggaaagggtactaaaactacactttccccaTGAAAAGGGTACGAAACTTATCCTCTCCCTATCGAAAGTTTACTAGGTTTATTACCCGTTCCCAATGGGAagtggtaattttagtaccctttccccatggaaagggaactaaaactacattttccctGTGGAAAGGGTACAAAGCTACGCTTTCCCTACGGAAAGGAtctactaaaacttcccttttttatattgaaaggatactaaaactaccctttttatagagaaagtgtactaaaactacccgttccatagaaaaagggtactaaaactaccctttctttatggaaagggtacttaaaccacccatttcctatggaaagggaactaaaactacatttcgctatggaaagggtactaaaactactctttacctatggaaaaggtactaaaactactctttccctatgaaaagggtactaaaactaccctctccctatGGAAGGGTactttaactaccctttccctatgggaagggtacttaagctaccctttccttataGAAAGAATACtacaaactaccctttcgctatggaaagggtactaaaactacgctttccctatggaaaggatactaatactacactttccctatggaaagggttctaaaactaccctttctatagggaaatggtagtttttgtttttgtaccctttccctatggaCCACAACTACTCTTTTCCTAttaaaagggtactgaaactatctTTTCCCTAttgaaaggatactaaaactaccctttccctattgaaaggatactaaaactaccctctccctatggaaagggtactttaactaccctttccctattggaaaggtactaaaactatcctttccttatagaaagagtactaaaactaccttttctctatggaaagggtacaagaactaccctttccctacggAAAGGGTCTAAAACTGCGCTTTCCCtatggaaagggtaccaaacctaccctttccctattggaagggtactaaaactaccctttccttatagaaagggtactaaaactaccctttccctttggaaaggttactaaaactaccctttccctttggaaagggtactaaaactaccctctccctatagaaagggtacttttactaCCCTCTTCCTATAGAAAGGGTAAtttaactaccctttctttatggaaagggtattaaaactaccctttctttatggaaagggtactattgATAATTGCGACACTTATCCCAGGCAACTTTTCACTTCATGGATTAACTCATTGATGGCTCACTTCGTGAGGCATGGCAATATATCTCAAATATCTCTTCGGATAGTTTGAAAAGGCAGTCGATGATCACCATTTGCAGGATGGAGGAAACCTTTTATAGCTCTTATAACTGGAAAAATGGAATTAACTTTCAACTTTAAAGTCGGTTATATTTAAAGCCGACGTAGTTATGTTTGTGCTCTTATGCattcatttttttcaaatagatCTAACTTTCATTCGTACATGTTCATGTCATaatttttggtccaaataaATCAGCTTTAACCTTTAGCGAAGAAATCTAATGTTTCTCGAAGAGGTCTTAACATATGTAGACCTCTTTTTTGGATGTTTTTTGCATCTCTAACGTAATAAAAATAAGAATTCTTTACATTCCATTAAGTGACATGAAATCAAGACCAAGAAACCAACTAATTAGCCTTTTCCAATTTGTTCCCTTTTATTTGGATTTTAGGTGGATCGACGCGTACCACTAGGGATCGTGCCAAGCGTGAAGCTAACAACCAGGCTTTGGGTAATTCTCAAAATTCATCATTGACAGCTCGCACAAGTTCACCAGCGGCTAATGCCGCCAATGGCATCACAGGCGCTACAGCCACAATGGCGACGGCCAGCACCAACAGCACCTCTACTGTCACTAAGACtaggcaacaacaacagcagcaacaacaacagcagcagcaacgctCCAACGAAATGGAGACCTCTACCGAAAGTGATGGTGATGCGTTAACAACAAACGGTGGCAATAGTAATGGCAGCGGAGGTCCCATTACCCGGAAGAATTGGTCCGATTGGGCCAGCTCCAAGGGCAAGAGCTCGCAATCCGACGAAGAGGAAAATAATAATtctatagcaacaacaacaaccgcatCATCCACCCGCACTGTTCGTACCACAACACAAAAGAAACGCAAGAAATTAACTCGCAAAGCGGCCATTGCTAGCAAaagtgctgctgctgccgcccaAAGGGAGGCTGCGGCCAAGGAGCGTGCCGAAGCAGCCGCTGCAGCCTCCAAAGATAATTCCTCCAAGGAGGATGGCGGTAGTGGTAATACCACTGGTGGAGCTAAAAGTGCAACTACTTCTGGCGGTCGCAAGGGCCGTCTGAAAAAGGGCGCTGTTCGTGGCAGACGTTGTGCCAACATTGCCGGTCTGGAAGTATTGCACAAACAAACTTTGCTCTCCACCTCTGTGGAGGCAATGAGCAAGAAATTACCACCTGCACCAGGTTGTGTGGATCAACAATTGACCTCATTGTTGACCCAAAATATGGCCCATCGGGAACTCGATATACCCACATCGCCTCAGGATACCCCCTAtgctttgcaaattttgctagaTGTCTTCCGCTCCCAGTACATGGCCATGATCGAACAAATGAAATCGAAAGCTTTTGTGCCCAATATCAAGAAGCAAATACAAATGGAGCAGGAACGCAAACAGCGTATCAAGAATCGTGCCTCCCAATTGGACAAACAGATAAAGGTGTTGATAGATGATAGTGTGGCTTTGCTGAAAGTGCGCATGAATGAATTGGGCATCAATGTATCTTCGCCCAATGATCTGATAGCTAAGGCCAAGGAAATCGTTGGACGCCACAAGGAACTGCAGGGTGTCGCGAAGAAGATTCAAAGTCAGGTTACCGCCTATGAAATGGAACAAAGGCGTTTATTAAAGAAACAATTACAACATCTGCCCGAATATCAATGTCTGTATGGGGCCAATGGCAAGACAAAGTTACATGACTTACCGGGTGGCGAACTTTCTGAAGCAGCTGCCCATGAGCTCGTACTGAAAGAAATTGCCAATACCTTGGCGCAAAGAAAGAAATTGGTGGCCCAAGTGTCCTGCATAGAAAAGGAAGCCAAGAGCTTGGAAAAGGCTGCCGAAGAGAGAAGAGCTACCGCAACCCTGTTGGCCCAAGGCACAAATATCATAATGACCAACCCCGCCACTAGTTCAAATAGCAGCATGAGTTCCCCATTGAATCAACCACTCCAACTTACCACCCACAATCATGTCAATACGATATCTATTAATCATGTGTCGAATACCAACTCGTTGAACTCTTCTTCCTCCAGCGCATCCGCTGCACCTGTCTCCTCTTTAGTGCCAAACAGTTCAGCAATGCAACCATCGATAACAGTGACGAAAACCACTGGAAAATCATCAAGACGAGCACGGGATCATCGTTCTCGTTCCCAGGAATGGCCGGATGTGCCTGATGTTGGCAAAATCGAGGAAAGTAATCCAGAAGTGCTGGCGCAGAAAATACTGGAGACGGGCAGAAAAATTGAAGCCAGCAAGCTGGCCATGGCAAATGCGAAACAACATCAACAGCAGCCCTTGGCTTTGAACAACCATCATtatcagcaacagcagcaagcGCACCAACAACATCCGCAGCAGCTGCAGCACCATCACctacatcagcagcagcagcatcaccaCCATAATCAGCATGCCTCACACTCGCAACCACCTCCACATCATCACCCTGAGGATAAACCATATCGCAGCAAACACCAACGTTCTGCGAGCAATGAGCATTTGCCAGGCATACCATTTTCTGGGCAATTCTCGCAAGCTCCGCCAGATGCATCCGCATTAATGCCGGCACCGAAACATAGAGGGGAACATCCCCTCAATGCTGGGCTTACTTCAGTagccaacagcaacaacaacaacaacctgaaTAACACAATGCGCCAAATGAATGGTCCCTCAATGGCCAGCAGCAGCACTTTGCCAAAGTGTGAATTGCCTGGCATGCGTAAGAGCCATAGCGCCACTAATGCCGCATCTGCCCCAGTGGTTAGCATTCAGGAGTCTCCCAAAGTGGCCAATTTTGAAGATAGACTCAAGAGCATAATAACATCTGCCCTCAATGAAGACCAAGAGCAGCGCAAGGCTCAGCAAGTGAATCAAGTACATGTGGAAGTCTCTCCCGCCACCCAGCAATCGCCCGCTCCAAAGCGTAGTAAACATGGGGGCACTGTAGCCTCGTCCTCCTCCTCAGCGAGCAATGCCCACAGTTCACTGACCAATATCATCAATGTGGCCACCCATGGTATGACCCATTTAAATGCTACAACCACAATATCGCCCATAAATACAGCTTTGCCGCCACCACCGTCGCAAAGTAAATATGGACCGCCAACGCCCTCGTCTAAGGCCATGTTGCAACCCATCAATAATTCAACGTCTTCCGCAGTAGTCAATTCTGCAGCATCGTCAAAAGGGGGTTCTTCTTCCACCTCCAAGTATCATCCACATCATGGGCCTTTAAATCATCAAGCAGCAGCGGCTGCAGCAGCCGGGTCACATCTCAACAACCATACCTATGGACATCCTTCAATTACTTCGGAGCATAATATGCTTAGAAGACGCAGTTCTGTTAGTGCTGCTAGCTACGAACAATTCTtagcccaacaacaacaacaccagcaacagcagcagcatcttcaccaacagcaacaacagatGCTGTTAAATTCGAATAGCCAA
This Stomoxys calcitrans chromosome 2, idStoCalc2.1, whole genome shotgun sequence DNA region includes the following protein-coding sequences:
- the LOC106090482 gene encoding histone-lysine N-methyltransferase, H3 lysine-79 specific isoform X5 encodes the protein MATPQVKDLVLRSPAGSSEVITFSWPLQVGTGQDRHDNGIDIIDTIKFVCDELPSISSAFEEINLNHIDTACYKTMTNLVDRFNKAVDSIVALEKGTSLPAERLNKFAHPSLLRHILQLVYNFAVLDPDKLNNYEPFSPEVYGETSYELVLQMIKHVNVTNDDTFIDLGSGVGQVVLQMAGSFPLKTCIGIEKADTPARYAERMDVFFRQFMAWFGKRFCEYKLIKGDFLVDEHREKITSSSLVFVNNFAFGPNVDHQLKERFADLRDGARVVSSKSFCPLNFRITDRNLSDIGTIMHVSEIPPLKGSVSWTCKPVSYYLHVIDRTILERYFQRLKTQKGAENDHVGGSTRTTRDRAKREANNQALGNSQNSSLTARTSSPAANAANGITGATATMATASTNSTSTVTKTRQQQQQQQQQQQQRSNEMETSTESDGDALTTNGGNSNGSGGPITRKNWSDWASSKGKSSQSDEEENNNSIATTTTASSTRTVRTTTQKKRKKLTRKAAIASKSAAAAAQREAAAKERAEAAAAASKDNSSKEDGGSGNTTGGAKSATTSGGRKGRLKKGAVRGRRCANIAGLEVLHKQTLLSTSVEAMSKKLPPAPGCVDQQLTSLLTQNMAHRELDIPTSPQDTPYALQILLDVFRSQYMAMIEQMKSKAFVPNIKKQIQMEQERKQRIKNRASQLDKQIKVLIDDSVALLKVRMNELGINVSSPNDLIAKAKEIVGRHKELQGVAKKIQSQVTAYEMEQRRLLKKQLQHLPEYQCLYGANGKTKLHDLPGGELSEAAAHELVLKEIANTLAQRKKLVAQVSCIEKEAKSLEKAAEERRATATLLAQGTNIIMTNPATSSNSSMSSPLNQPLQLTTHNHVNTISINHVSNTNSLNSSSSSASAAPVSSLVPNSSAMQPSITVTKTTGKSSRRARDHRSRSQEWPDVPDVGKIEESNPEVLAQKILETGRKIEASKLAMANAKQHQQQPLALNNHHYQQQQQAHQQHPQQLQHHHLHQQQQHHHHNQHASHSQPPPHHHPEDKPYRSKHQRSASNEHLPGIPFSGQFSQAPPDASALMPAPKHRGEHPLNAGLTSVANSNNNNNLNNTMRQMNGPSMASSSTLPKCELPGMRKSHSATNAASAPVVSIQESPKVANFEDRLKSIITSALNEDQEQRKAQQVNQVHVEVSPATQQSPAPKRSKHGGTVASSSSSASNAHSSLTNIINVATHGMTHLNATTTISPINTALPPPPSQSKYGPPTPSSKAMLQPINNSTSSAVVNSAASSKGGSSSTSKYHPHHGPLNHQAAAAAAAGSHLNNHTYGHPSITSEHNMLRRRSSVSAASYEQFLAQQQQHQQQQQHLHQQQQQMLLNSNSQQHLPLEFKQPPLENHHHLGHQQRSNSREMLQIDEPVRSSSANSDSALPYYPPTRDRLMSMERSNSRESAAMAAQHHGGQAQQQQPPSRPSSNSSQPDYTQVSPAKMALRRHLSQEKLNLHVPPVQGNGGSGNSMPAMASKTIGDLVNGEIERTLEITHQSIINAAVNMSTVGTASGERNPYLLDRSIYATGSEQQRERDRSNERERERERERERERERERMIINNSAQRPERVHVKVVDEPQQLAASAGGYAEISSRATTASETKSAYAHNLATLANVAYQHKSMVGSNGGPAGPSPPSAAHHGPGTSSGSTSSSSASRHYNNRERDATNMNTSAAYPHLPSSSGKVSSNSGNSASSSTNRDYQPVALPRAEMKPCIEAYFQEEQHHPQQQQMPHHHHHTSSSTHSHKSSKDKHSSRNNRLNGTNPPLEGLAASLMASHGRFLDGKFREEHEERQKRAAAASTSNSGNASNTSSSGHNNDHNINSGQQQQHNRHAEHYGTNSYGQQQQQQPTSSNHNSHHHNGSPMKVELGVKRTSPMTNHHPRAAKIPHYSHEQNPMAHTSSGGGNNNHPLHHQQQSQHHQQTQHHASHHHHHPGQAASSTSLGNPYANTNGGLPSNAHGHHNASGYPPHSHSPSSSSSSSSAHRRVFKLDTSTTTTSSTTTASTTCSTTLRNFDYRRSAIQTQLPTPQPQILPSSQIPSSYHHHNHNTNHYHHNHQNPTKPIGIIVADSSTTKD